A segment of the Gossypium hirsutum isolate 1008001.06 chromosome D10, Gossypium_hirsutum_v2.1, whole genome shotgun sequence genome:
attgattctaaaaaattcaacaaattcaacCTTAATATTTACATGTTTACATAAATGTTGCGAGCTAACTTTATTAAATcaggaccaaattgatagaaaGTGTACattttgaggactaaatttattattataccaacaaATTTCTATACAATTCATGAAATTCATTAAGGTGTGATTAATTGTTCTTAGTTGCTCTCTTTTGAAATTAATCGGGATTAAATTGTTCCAATTTCTTTTTAGAGGAACCACATTGAGAGAAACTGAAGAAATCTTTTGACCTTTTCTTTCAATTGACTTCGAATGAAGCAATTTTAAATGACCATAAGCATGGGGTACAACAGCAATACATACAACACCAGGCAACCATACACAGCAAActcaaaagaaaattattttatcctCTCCAATTCTTTTTGAAGAATCAATTAGAATGTTATGAAATTCGAGAGCAATTTAGAATCTGACCCAACAAGAAGATAACATGAACCAAAAAGAAGGTAAACAAAGAGGTGATAAGTAAATTATCTCTTATAGTGTCATTCAAGGTCAAGGGAACCTCAACTTCAAAGCCGATCGCGACAAGCCCGATTCCACGAATTGTATAGCTTCTTCGATCCTCGATTCTGAAACCAATTTATCCATCCATGTAACCCCAGAAATCAACCGTCGATCCATAGCTTCCTTACAAATCTCACTTGCCATTTCAAACTCATTCTTCTTCCTAAGGAATGAAAGAACTTTACAATAAGTAGCCCTATCAGGTTTATAACTTTTCTTCAGTTCACCATACCAATGCTTCACTTGCTCTAAATTCCCTTCATCACAATACCCTGTAATCAAAGCATTGTAACTATGAATATCGGGTTCGATCCCTTCGTTCTTCATTTCTTCAAAGAACTCTACAGCTTCCAATACCTTATTGCCATGAACCAATCCTCTTAACTTCGAGTTATAAGTCCTAATATCAGGAACAACATTCTTCTTTTCCATCAATCCCCAAATTTCATCTCCATCAACAATTCGACCCCTTGAAAAAAACCCATCAAGCAGTGTGTTAAACGTTATAATATCAGGCTCTAATCCTTTCTTCTCCAATGTATCAACCATTGATAATGCTGAATCCATGGAACCCATCTCGCAATAGGCTTTAATAACTGTGTTATAAGAAATCAAATCCGGTTCGATTCCTAACTTTTCAGGTAACTGTTCTAGCAACTCCCCGGCGTTAATGAACTTCTTTGAATGAAGATAAGCTGCCAAAAGGGCATTAAATGAGTTTACCGTACGTTGACATTTCAATTCAGGCATTTCGTCGAACAGTTTATGGGCTTGTTCGTACATGCCAGATTTCCCATAAAGCGTCATGAGGCGGATTACGAAGCCTTCCTGGGAGATCTCTTCGTACTTCTTTTGGTGTTGGAGGATGTCATCAATCAACGAGAACTGTTTTGCCGACGCGAGGCGGAGAACAGTGTTGAAGTAAGCAGTTCTATTATAGTTGCGGAATTTGCTGGATTTAGAAGATTTCTTGAATCTGTGGACGAGATTTTGGAACTTGGGTACCTCGTCTATGGATTTGGAGGAGGTTATAGCGGCGGCGGTGGGGACGGCGGGATTGGTAGCTGAAGAGCGGGAAGTGTTAAAGAGGCCGGCCAGACGGCGGATGGAAGTGACTTCTGTTGCTTTGCTCATTTCTTTTTCCGTAGGTTAAGAATTTTGGTTAACGAGTTGATTATCAAACTTTAAGGTTAGATAACGCATTAGGGCCGTTGAGTTAGgtttacatttatatttttttaatttgagccAATTTGTTTaactatttataaaaaataaaaaatataaatacaaaaacataataaaatagtccTTTTGATGAGTGGTTCGAgctcgatttttttttttaaatcgagtttcaATTGGTTCAAAAATTTGTTCTTAATCTCAATTTCTTATTATTACAAGACAACTATACTTATGTATGACACATTAAGCTTAGGGGTGACAAAACTTGAATCACTCAATGGTTCTAGATCGATCTTGTAATATATGGTTtgagtttttgtttttatttaataaaagcaAAGGGGTGAGGCAATGTAGGATGGAGTTTTTTTAGACTATAGATATGAAACAGTTATAGTAATTCATTGCTTTGCTTTTTTCTATCCACgatataaaattactattttacttttatgtgtgtatatatcataaaaggataaaaatataaaaatatgttaagaccctaaattattaaattaagattTAGCATCAACTCAATTAGTTTTTTAgcaaaattaagagaaattaattgttttgaaatttaCTTCTAATGTAAATCCATATTGTTTTTGACCTGGGGTAAAATAGAGATGTAAGTATGTAATATCGATAAAAGTTTACGcgtcataaaataaaatataccaATTATAAAACGATGATAAATTTAGCAATATCTGTCCGGACTTGAGTTTAGCATGGCATGGCATGGCATTGCTCATCTTTGTCCTTTAGGGTTTTGAGCTTAGACCATAACAGTTTATACTTTCAAATTGGAAAGTGGAAGGGATTTCATATCTCTGCCCAACCAAAAGACTCACACATTTTGTACTTTTACAGTCAAACAATACTAACTGCTAACTGCCTATAGACATGAAAGTAACACTCACCAACCTTCTATTTTTACAGTTATTGAGCTTTTTAGTTTGATGGGTAAATTTgtctaataaaattaattaattatcatgaATGTAATAAGAGGCACAATGAACAAAAGAAATTGTAATCAtagggtttttttgtttttttaaatattaatacaaTACATTTGGATTTGCACATTTGTCCCATATAGACGGGCATGGCtcataaataaaatttgagttgAAACGTATTTAAAAGATGtggattataaattaatataatgataaccCTCAAAATGTTATTTACATCTTTCACCTCCTAAAACAATTTTCTACTTTACGGAGATAAATAAATGATTAGAAGgctcaaattttttttcattggTGCCTGCCTCCAACAAGAAACATAACTGCCAAGATTCTCTCTCTCAAACGTTGTCCTTGTGACCCTTGTGCTAACCATGCTTATCTATAAATATAATACTTCCAAGTTATATACCTTTCCTGGTGCTACTCTCCATTGTTTTCAACCTTCCAAAATATCCAAAAACACTCCATGGACATGGAATTCCTAACCGAGCTAAACGAACTAGCCATAACCGATCACCAAAGACTTACCGGCGGAAGAATGGGCCGAAGAAAACTCGAAGACGACGACGACAACAACAACAGCAAGGAATTCAAATCCAAAAACCTTCAAGCCGAGAGACGTAGGAGACAGAAACTTAGTGACAGGCTCCTTACACTGCGCTCACTTGTCCCAATCATTACAAATGCAATTACCCAACACACATTCTTATATGTACATTATTATCTTAATATCAATCACATTGTTTATAATTTCgtttctttcccttcttttttagATGAACAAAGCAACGATAATCGATGATGCAATCACTTACATTCAAGAATTACAAAAGACATCACAAGTTCTCAGTGAACAACTGCTCGAAATGGAAGGGTCGTCTGAAGAAAGTGTAATGCCGATGAAACTCGAAATCGATGTTGCACAACATGATATGAAGAAATGTGGGATAAAGgtttgtttttttatatgaatCCACATGGTCACATCTTCATTTTGCAAatgattcttttattattattacaggAAGAAGTTAAGGTGAGCAACATTGATGGGAACAAGTTTTTGATAAAGATTATAGTTGAGAAGAAAAGGGGTTGCTTTACTCAATTGATAGAAGCCATGAATTATCTTGGGTTTGAGCTTAGTGAAACCAATGTCACCACTTTCAGTGGTGCAATGCTTTTTTCATCCTGTGTACATGTAAGTTAAAAGCCTTACCAACATAATTGCAGTTTTTTTCTTGGGTAAAAACACATCTTTAGTCctcttcattttaatattaagcAAATTGGCTCCTCTAAAAAAGTCGGAGTAAtttaattcttttcaattttgaaaggatcacaaatttgatgtttttggtcAATTATACgtcattttaattggtataatagcAAATGAAGttttcaatatttacatattctacCAATTTAATCTTGATCctaaaaaattatctaaaaaattataaatttttaaatatttaaaaattcaaaaaaaacacCTTTagcttcaatatatatatatatagacaagaTGTGTAAATTTTGAAGACTGAATTTGTTATTGTACCAATTGATGGAAAATATTAAAGCTGTGAGTAAATGGTCTAAGATTCTGATTTTCAAAATTGACCAGAATTAAATTATTTCGAATTTTTTAAAAGAACCAATTTACTCAATATAAAAATTGAGAGACTTGAAAAatcatttttccattttttcttcTCATTAGTAAAATATGTTACCATTGTTATTAATTTTCAGGGAAAATATGGGGATACTCTCATGGTTGAACACATTGAGGAATTGTTGTCAGAGATGATGAGGAGCATGAAAACAAGTTCTCAATCTGCCATTGAATTAGGGAACACAAATTGAAGAATATAATAGTTTTATATAGCTTTATATATCCAATAAATATACTGAATCATAGCAGCACTAATATGATTTGAAGAATCTTCATTGACTTATAGTTTtatggtttgaattttttttaaaggatttAATGAACATTTTATCAATAAATTATAAGCAAATCTTATGAGTTGGAagatattataattttatgattcgattttattatatatatttaaatttgagatCTCAAAAATTTCATTCGTAACGGATTTAGTGAACATTTTATCAATAAACTAGAAACTAATAAATTAATACGATAATTAAGAGAGAAAGATACTCTCATTGCTTCTCTAGTAATCTGCAAGAGTGGTTATCTTCCGATTTATAAAATAGTAGAAAG
Coding sequences within it:
- the LOC107940940 gene encoding pentatricopeptide repeat-containing protein At3g13150, encoding MSKATEVTSIRRLAGLFNTSRSSATNPAVPTAAAITSSKSIDEVPKFQNLVHRFKKSSKSSKFRNYNRTAYFNTVLRLASAKQFSLIDDILQHQKKYEEISQEGFVIRLMTLYGKSGMYEQAHKLFDEMPELKCQRTVNSFNALLAAYLHSKKFINAGELLEQLPEKLGIEPDLISYNTVIKAYCEMGSMDSALSMVDTLEKKGLEPDIITFNTLLDGFFSRGRIVDGDEIWGLMEKKNVVPDIRTYNSKLRGLVHGNKVLEAVEFFEEMKNEGIEPDIHSYNALITGYCDEGNLEQVKHWYGELKKSYKPDRATYCKVLSFLRKKNEFEMASEICKEAMDRRLISGVTWMDKLVSESRIEEAIQFVESGLSRSALKLRFP
- the LOC107940945 gene encoding transcription factor DYT1; translation: MDMEFLTELNELAITDHQRLTGGRMGRRKLEDDDDNNNSKEFKSKNLQAERRRRQKLSDRLLTLRSLVPIITNMNKATIIDDAITYIQELQKTSQVLSEQLLEMEGSSEESVMPMKLEIDVAQHDMKKCGIKEEVKVSNIDGNKFLIKIIVEKKRGCFTQLIEAMNYLGFELSETNVTTFSGAMLFSSCVHGKYGDTLMVEHIEELLSEMMRSMKTSSQSAIELGNTN